The following proteins are encoded in a genomic region of Gemmatimonadaceae bacterium:
- a CDS encoding GxxExxY protein — protein sequence MTGEDSQSGIALTHSVIGAFFEVYKSLGYGFLEHVYASALEQELAERGHRVGREVSVTISYKGREIARQRLDMIVDDILVVELKAGDALPPASLRQLFNYLRATRLQVGLLFHFGPKPTVKRAERRGVALRNVSVF from the coding sequence ATGACCGGCGAGGATTCTCAGTCGGGAATAGCGCTGACGCACTCCGTCATTGGCGCATTCTTCGAAGTCTACAAATCCCTGGGCTACGGGTTTCTCGAGCACGTCTACGCATCTGCTCTGGAGCAAGAACTTGCTGAGCGCGGGCATCGCGTTGGGCGCGAAGTGTCAGTCACGATTTCTTATAAGGGTCGTGAGATCGCACGACAACGACTCGACATGATCGTCGACGACATCCTCGTCGTGGAGCTCAAGGCCGGCGATGCACTCCCTCCTGCTTCGCTTCGCCAGCTCTTCAACTATTTGCGAGCGACACGGCTGCAAGTCGGGCTGCTCTTTCATTTCGGGCCAAAGCCGACCGTCAAGCGTGCCGAGCGCCGAGGCGTCGCGTTGCGCAACGTGTCTGTTTTCTGA
- a CDS encoding acyl-CoA carboxylase subunit beta: MKEKLELLERRSAEAEQGGGADRLAAQHKKGKLSARERLDVLLDEGTFVELDRFVTHRSSDFGLDGQRVYGDGVVTGYGRIAGRLVYVFSQDFTVFGGSLSEAHAEKICKIMDLAVRNGAPVVGLNDSGGARIQEGVVSLGGYADIFLRNTLASGVVPQISAILGPCAGGAVYSPAITDFIYMVRGTSYMFVTGPNVVKTVTHEDVTMEQLGGADTHAAASGVSHFTFDSELACLGAIRDLFRFVPSNNLDDPPRGAGTDRRDRRDDALLGIVPENPNKPYDMHEVVKRVVDDGEFYEVQRDYAQNIICGFAHLGGFSVGVVANQPAVLAGVLDIAASLKAARFIRFCDAFNIPLVTFEDVPGFLPGTAQEHGGIIKHGAKLLFAYCEATVPKLTVITRKAYGGAYDVMSSKHIRGDYNVAWPTAEIAVMGPTGAVEILFRREIAAASDPRDATDKKIDEYREKFAHPYIAAGRGYVDDIIDPRDTRPRLIDALETLRTKRDRNPPKKHGNIPL, encoded by the coding sequence ATGAAAGAGAAGCTGGAGCTGCTCGAGCGGCGGAGCGCGGAAGCGGAGCAGGGCGGCGGCGCCGACCGGCTGGCCGCGCAGCACAAGAAGGGCAAGCTCTCGGCGCGCGAACGGCTCGACGTGCTGCTCGACGAAGGTACCTTTGTCGAGCTCGACCGCTTCGTCACCCACCGCTCGTCCGATTTCGGGTTGGACGGCCAGCGCGTCTACGGTGACGGCGTGGTGACGGGCTACGGACGCATCGCGGGACGGCTCGTGTACGTCTTCTCGCAGGACTTCACCGTGTTCGGCGGCTCGTTGTCCGAAGCGCACGCCGAGAAGATCTGCAAGATCATGGATCTCGCGGTGCGGAACGGCGCGCCGGTGGTCGGGCTCAACGACTCGGGCGGCGCGCGCATCCAGGAAGGCGTCGTTTCGTTAGGCGGCTACGCCGACATCTTTCTGCGCAACACGCTGGCCTCGGGCGTGGTGCCCCAGATTTCCGCGATTCTCGGGCCGTGCGCCGGCGGCGCCGTGTATTCGCCCGCCATCACCGACTTCATCTACATGGTGCGCGGGACCTCGTACATGTTCGTCACCGGGCCCAACGTGGTGAAGACGGTGACGCACGAGGACGTCACCATGGAACAGTTAGGCGGCGCCGATACGCACGCCGCCGCGTCGGGGGTGTCGCACTTCACGTTCGACTCCGAGCTCGCATGCCTGGGCGCGATCCGCGATCTGTTCCGCTTCGTCCCGTCCAACAATCTCGACGACCCGCCGCGCGGCGCCGGCACCGATCGGCGCGACCGCCGCGACGATGCGTTGTTGGGCATCGTTCCGGAAAATCCGAACAAGCCGTACGACATGCACGAAGTCGTGAAGCGCGTCGTCGACGACGGCGAGTTCTACGAAGTGCAGCGCGACTATGCGCAGAACATCATCTGCGGCTTCGCGCATCTGGGCGGCTTCAGCGTCGGCGTGGTGGCCAATCAGCCCGCAGTCCTCGCCGGCGTGCTCGACATCGCCGCCTCGCTCAAGGCCGCGCGCTTCATTCGCTTTTGCGACGCGTTCAACATTCCGCTCGTGACGTTCGAGGATGTGCCGGGATTTCTGCCGGGGACCGCGCAGGAGCACGGCGGCATCATCAAGCACGGCGCCAAATTGTTGTTCGCCTATTGCGAAGCGACCGTGCCCAAGCTCACCGTCATCACGCGCAAGGCATACGGCGGCGCCTACGACGTCATGAGCTCCAAGCACATCCGCGGCGACTACAACGTCGCCTGGCCGACGGCGGAAATCGCCGTCATGGGGCCCACCGGCGCGGTCGAGATTCTCTTTCGCCGTGAGATCGCCGCGGCGAGCGATCCGCGCGATGCGACCGACAAGAAGATCGACGAATATCGCGAGAAGTTCGCGCACCCGTACATCGCCGCCGGCCGCGGCTACGTGGACGACATCATCGACCCGCGCGACACGCGTCCCCGGCTGATCGATGCGCTCGAGACGCTGCGCACGAAACGCGATCGCAATCCGCCGAAGAAACACGGCAACATTCCACTCTGA